One segment of Platichthys flesus chromosome 15, fPlaFle2.1, whole genome shotgun sequence DNA contains the following:
- the mrps31 gene encoding 28S ribosomal protein S31, mitochondrial, producing the protein MYRYLVRTVYAARSSSVGVCEWSVLSAKCDKAVIFRVGTGGGVKTLSTSSVRLCEKKDDVILSNQDEKADADPTETPALAQRKAEEDGDVINMAEQRDEPAVLKTDDGSTMQLQVDEKIKDVAKPEQVMTDAAKSGKESLLDLLGAMKVEVTNKRRLKSLKAQKNYESAPRSNPATMESTISMFQKATEEASSQSETLDPELLSAASAAASTLPDHIQAESELLKQLREHEAITEAQKKGDLSNLGVIIADMKVGKNPNRQNSRPANQIQFDEDGRGYTHERGVTAELDSVRRRSLFRGKRFNFFSPTTDKSGEESAVARPTLWDMEFALGLSLTVNHTPRNGLEEMIQWTKEGKMWQYPVNNEAGLEEEASVPFHEHVFLEEHLKEGFPRQGPVRHFMELVVAGLSRNPYLTVLQKREHISWFRDYFHQKEDVLKEAEVYLN; encoded by the exons ATGTACAGATATTTAGTTCGTACTGTGTACGCTGCTCGAAGCTCTTCAGTGGGTGTGTGCGAGTGGAGTGTGTTATCAGCTAAATGCGACAAGGCTGTGATATTCAG GGTCGGAACTGGAGGTGGAGTCAAAACCCTCAGCACAAGTTCAGTCAGGCTCTGTGAAAAGAAAGACGATGTTATCCTCTCTAATCAGGATGAGAAAGCAGATGCAGACCCAACAGAAACCCCAGCTTTGGCTCAGCGGAAAGCTGAAGAGGATGGAGACGTCATCAATATGGCGGAACAAAGGGATGAGCCAGCAGTATTAAAGACGGATGATGGAAGCACCATGCAGCTGCAGGTGGATGAGAAGATTAAGGACGTGGCAAAGCCAGAGCAAGTAATGACTGACGCAGCTAAGAGTGGGAAGGAGAGTCTCCTTGATCTTCTCGGTGCCATGAAGGTGGAAGTTACCAATAAGAGGAGGCTCAAAAGCTTGAAAGCGCAGAAAAATTATGAGTCCGCCCCCAGATCAAATCCAGCCACAATGGAAAGCACCATCAGCATGTTTCAGAAGGCTACAGAGGAGGCCTCATCACAGAG TGAGACCTTGGATCCTGAACTGCTTTCAGCTGCGTCTGCTGCAGCGTCCACTCTGCCTGACCACATCCAGGCCGAGTCTGAGCTGCTGAAGCAGCTGAGGGAGCATGAAGCTATCACCGAGGCTCAGAAGAAAGGGGACTTGAGCAACCTAGG AGTAATTATCGCTGACATGAAGGTTGGAAAGAATCCCAACCGCCAGAATTCTCGGCCGGCCAATCAGATCCAGTTTGATGAAGATGGGCGAGGATACACGCATGAAAGAGGAGTCACTGCTGAGCTGGACAGTGTTCGGAGAAG GAGCCTGTTCAGAGGGAAAAGATTTAACTTCTTTTCACCCACTACTGACAAATCTGGAGAGGAATCGGCAGTTG CACGGCCAACTTTGTGGGACATGGAATTTGCTCTTGGCTTGTCTCTAACAGTCAACCATACGCCCCGCAATGGGCTTGAGGAAATGATCCAGTGGACCAAAGAGGGGAAAATGTGGCAGTACCCAGTCAACAATGAGGCTG GCCTGGAGGAGGAAGCCAGTGTCCCATTCCACGAGCATGTCTTCTTAGAGGAACACTTGAAGGAGGGCTTCCCCCGTCAGGGACCAGTGCGTCACTTCATGGAGCTCGTGGTGGCCGGTCTCTCCAGAAACCCCTACCTGACCGTCCTACAGAAGAGGGAACACATCTCCTGGTTCAGAGACTACTTCCACCAAAAAGAGGATGTCCTCAAGGAGGCTGAAGTTTACCTCAACTAA